TGGTTTTGATTTATTTTTTTCTTGTCTAAAGCTAAATCCCAAAGATTTAGCGATATTATAAATATACACAGACCTTCCGATTTTGCCCTGAATTCCGCATTACGTTTAGGCATTGTTGTCATTAGTTTTATTGCGCTAAAACTCCTATCGATATGTTAGTCCCAAAGACCTTTCCATAATCGTTTTGAGTTTCAACGAATCCACTAAAGAAGTTTTTTTCTTCGGTCAATTTGCGTTCAAGGATGAAAGCTCCATTTTCCATTTGAAGAGTGTCCTTGTATTTAGCCCCTTTTTCTTGGGATTCATTAAACATAACTCTGCTTTTTCCTTCATCATTATACGCTATAAATACAATTTCGTTTCTGGATATTGAATTAAGCTTATCCGTATTCTTATAGCTGGGAATTGTTCTTACCGCAACATTATCGAACACATACTTTTCCTTTATTCCATTCACAATGTTCACGAGTGAATCATTCCGTCTTTTTAATCCCTCGATTTCCGTCTCTAACTTTGCTGTCCGTTCGTTATTTTGACAGTTAATAAAAAGTAACGGCAAAACGATTATGGCGATTAGTTTTTTCATTTTTTGTAAATGTTCGTTAAGGCACATAGTTTACACAAGTTAAAGATTAGGGTTTACACTAAATTAGTTTCTAGCCTTGTTGCTTGTTGTTTATTTCTTAAATACTTTTCATCAAAGAAACCTAAAAATACGTTTCTATAAAATACCCTCCAAATACCATTACCCATTTCTTGAATACCTATGTATTTCCCTGTTAAAGCTGCGGTTACATATACCCAATAATAAGATTTCCATCTGATAGATCCATTTTGAGTTACTTTAAGCACTTTGTATTGCGCATCGTAATCAAAGTTAGGTATTTTTTCAAGGAATGGTCTGGTAGAAAAATCATGTATCGTAGCAGGTGTTTTCATGTTTAGTGCTTCATGAGGTCTTAGGTGATTATATTCCTTTACAAAGTGATTTAAACGCCTTTGCTGGGCTTTTAAATCATAAGCCGAGGGTTTGGCACAAGCTGCTTTTAAATCTCGATGCATGCGTTCATGTCTTCCGTTTTGTTCCGGATGAGCAGGGTCTGAAAAAACAGGTGTAATACCCAGCTCAATAAACCAATACGAGAGCTGCGTAAAGCGTTGAATGGTACGTACAGAACCAAAGGGACTACCGTTGTCTGTGTGTATTTGTTTAGGGATGCCAAAGGTTCTAAAGACCCTTGTAAATTCAGCCTTAGCAGACTTTAGGTTTTCATGATAATGGCCTTTGGCGGTAAATAGAAATCGACTTTTAGAGTCAGCAATAGTAAGTGGATGACAATAGATTTTATTGCCCATTAAAAACTTTCCTTTATAGTCCGCACTCCATACTTCATTACACTCTTTTGGGTCGAAAATAGGGTATACCGGTTTAACTCTTCGCATCCTTTTTTGCGGGCATACTAAACCGTTTTTCTTTAGGATGTTGTGAATTGTAACCACAGAAGGCACTTCTTGTTTTGTAAACTCGTTAAACAACAATTCCTTAATTTTTTTTGCTCCCCAATGCTTGTGTTTTTTCTTTAGTTTTAGAATACCATCAACGATATTTTGATTGGTTGCATTAGGGTGTTTTCCTGGAGCTCTGGACTGTTCTCTTAAGGCTTCAAAACCTTGTTTTTCGAACCTGC
The sequence above is drawn from the Cellulophaga sp. Hel_I_12 genome and encodes:
- a CDS encoding integrase core domain-containing protein; amino-acid sequence: MPWKETTTMEQKIEFICEWRTGKYTITELCKSFEISRPTAYKLISRFEKQGFEALREQSRAPGKHPNATNQNIVDGILKLKKKHKHWGAKKIKELLFNEFTKQEVPSVVTIHNILKKNGLVCPQKRMRRVKPVYPIFDPKECNEVWSADYKGKFLMGNKIYCHPLTIADSKSRFLFTAKGHYHENLKSAKAEFTRVFRTFGIPKQIHTDNGSPFGSVRTIQRFTQLSYWFIELGITPVFSDPAHPEQNGRHERMHRDLKAACAKPSAYDLKAQQRRLNHFVKEYNHLRPHEALNMKTPATIHDFSTRPFLEKIPNFDYDAQYKVLKVTQNGSIRWKSYYWVYVTAALTGKYIGIQEMGNGIWRVFYRNVFLGFFDEKYLRNKQQATRLETNLV